The DNA window TCGAGCGGGTCATCGGGGAAAAGCCTACCTTCGATTTCGAACCGAAGCCCCACTGGGAAATCGGCACCGATCTCAACATCCTGGATTTCGACAGAGCATCAAAGATCACAGGGGCGCGGTTCGCAATCTACAAGGAGGCTGGAGCACTCCTCGAAAGAGCTCTCATCAACTTCATGCTCGACCTCCACGTCAAGGAGCACGGATACACGGAAGTGCTTCCACCCTTCATCGTCAATGCTGATTCCCTCTTCGGGACAGCGCAGCTTCCAAAGTTCGAGAGCGATCTGTTCCGCCTGAAAGATTACGATTATTACCTCGTCCCTACCGCGGAGGTTCCGGTAACCAATTTCTACGCGGGCGAAATCCTCGAGAAGGAAATGCTTCCGATAAACTACGTTGCATATACTCCCTGTTTCCGGAGCGAGGCAGGCTCGTACGGAAAGGACGTGAGGGGTCTCATCCGTCAGCACCAGTTCAACAAGGTAGAACTCGTGAAGTTCACCGAGCCTGATTCGTCTTACGACGAACTGGAGAATTTGACTTGCAACGCCGAGGAAGTCCTGAAGCGGTTGAGTATCCCGTACCGTGTCGTCACGCTCTGCACCACCGATCTCGGATTCGCCGCCTCCAAGACATACGACATCGAAGTCTGGATCCCTTCCCAGAACATTTACAGGGAGATCTCTTCATGCTCCAACTTCGAGGACTTTCAGGCAAGACGAGCTAACATCCGGTACCGTCCGCATCCGAAAGCCAAGCCGGAATTCGTTCATACGCTCAACGGTTCAGGCCTCGCCATCGGAAGAACGGTGGTCGCCATCCTCGAGAACTTTCAGCAGAAGGATGGTTCCGTCGTCATCCCCGAAGCGCTCCGTCCCTTCATGAACGGCTTATCCGTTATCAGCAAATTAAGGTGAGCGCTAGTCGAACATCTTACCATCAATTGACTTGAAGATAAGATATGCTAAATTGCAGGATGCCGGCATGGAGGGATGGCCGAGTGGTTTAAGGCGGCGGTCTTGAAAACCGCTGAAGCTAACTGCTTCCGTGGGTTCGAATCCTACTCCCTCCGCCATTTCTTTTTAAAGAAAACAGACTTCCGAAATCTTCTATTCTTCAGAATCTGGCTGGAATCAGCAGGACGATGGGGGTCTGACTCAGGATCTCCATCGATCGGGATAGCAGAATCTAGGCAGAACATTCAAGAGCGGTTCGAGCAACTCCTTCGAGCACTCACCCATCAGGCAGATCTGGATCCAGTTCCTCTTCAGAAGATATTCGCTCATGTAGTTCAAGAGGTACCCGGACGCTGCGAGTTGATCTCCGACGTTCCTGGAAGAAACCGTCTGCGGAAGGATGATGGTGAGCACTGCGGGAGAAGAATGAGCGTCGTCAGCCAGGATCTGAAGCCCCCGCTTGCGGAGTTCAAACTTCAGCCAGTTCGAAAGATAGATGATGTGCTGGAACCGAGTCCACGTCAAGAAGCTCTCCAGCGCCGCTTTCAAAGCATACAGAAGATTCGATGAAATGGTGAAGGGGATTCCTTCGCTGGCGGCATAGAGGCCGAGGTCAAGATACCTTGGGAGCGACTTTGGAGCGGGAGGGATCTCATGATTGCAGAAGACCATGGAGAGTCCCGGGAATGCTCCCAGCGCCTTGCCGCTGACTCCCGATGCGAGATAGACTCCCCGCAGATCGACGGGAATTGTGCCAATCGAACTGATGCAATCCAGGCAGAGCTTGATTCTTCTCTCTATGCAGAGTTTCTTCAGGCTGGCCATGTCGTTGAGGATCCCGGTCGAGGTCTCACAGTGGACGACCCACATCCACTCGATGCCAGAATTCTCATCGATGATTATCCCGATCCTCTCGTAGTCGAATGGCTCTCCCCAATTGAACTGATAGGTCACGAACGGAAGCCGAAACCGCGTGGCATGGTCAATCAGCCGGCTGCCGAATTCGCCGTTGCTCGCGATGAAACCTTTCCCGGCCTGCAGGGACAACTGCGCTGCTATGATATCATTCGCCAGCGTCCCCGACCCCGTAAAGATCTCGACGTATCTGGCTCCAACAAGATCGCAGAGAAGTTTCTTCGTCCGCTGGAAGTCCTCGATGAAGACCCTTGAGCGATGAGAGACCGGCTCTTCGCTGAAGACCTGCCGCACATTCTGGCCGATAGCGACCGGTCCTGGCAGGAGGTTCACCTTCGTAGGCACCTTGCCGGGCAAGGCAAGAGTCCGTGAAAACAGTCTGGATTTCTTCCTGAATTCATTGAATGCTTCGAGGGTGAGATACATCGGCTGGAACTGTGCACCAGGCGTTCCGACAAGCGGCCCGAACGGTTCGAATCCGGCATGTTTGTACATCTTGGTTTGATTGGTGATCCCCGAGATGATGGCAAGATCGTATCCCCTGCTCAGGCAGTATTCGGCGAGGG is part of the Acidobacteriota bacterium genome and encodes:
- the serS gene encoding serine--tRNA ligase: MLDINFIRENVEAIQDKLRERGYDLTLDGFMQLDGERKRLLQESEKLKHLKNVTSEEIGKLIKQKKDVSALKVKMKQVSAEIHEYEEKLKNVELSLRLLQLEIPNIPHRTVPVGKSEEDNRVERVIGEKPTFDFEPKPHWEIGTDLNILDFDRASKITGARFAIYKEAGALLERALINFMLDLHVKEHGYTEVLPPFIVNADSLFGTAQLPKFESDLFRLKDYDYYLVPTAEVPVTNFYAGEILEKEMLPINYVAYTPCFRSEAGSYGKDVRGLIRQHQFNKVELVKFTEPDSSYDELENLTCNAEEVLKRLSIPYRVVTLCTTDLGFAASKTYDIEVWIPSQNIYREISSCSNFEDFQARRANIRYRPHPKAKPEFVHTLNGSGLAIGRTVVAILENFQQKDGSVVIPEALRPFMNGLSVISKLR
- a CDS encoding aminotransferase class V-fold PLP-dependent enzyme, which produces MNSQPSIRFKIATEDWEFEQIHRLNYKTFVEEIPQHGQNHEGILIDRFHDENTYIIAVNGNAVVGMIAVRDRHPFSLEQKLENLESYLPPNRSICEFRLLALDKSYRSSRVMGGLVQTLAEYCLSRGYDLAIISGITNQTKMYKHAGFEPFGPLVGTPGAQFQPMYLTLEAFNEFRKKSRLFSRTLALPGKVPTKVNLLPGPVAIGQNVRQVFSEEPVSHRSRVFIEDFQRTKKLLCDLVGARYVEIFTGSGTLANDIIAAQLSLQAGKGFIASNGEFGSRLIDHATRFRLPFVTYQFNWGEPFDYERIGIIIDENSGIEWMWVVHCETSTGILNDMASLKKLCIERRIKLCLDCISSIGTIPVDLRGVYLASGVSGKALGAFPGLSMVFCNHEIPPAPKSLPRYLDLGLYAASEGIPFTISSNLLYALKAALESFLTWTRFQHIIYLSNWLKFELRKRGLQILADDAHSSPAVLTIILPQTVSSRNVGDQLAASGYLLNYMSEYLLKRNWIQICLMGECSKELLEPLLNVLPRFCYPDRWRS